In Halobacterium noricense, the genomic stretch AGAGCTACGGGCGGCGGTCTCGGACAGCGTGTCGGCAGCGAGCCGGGAGTACCGCAGCGTGCTCGCGGCGTCGCCGCGCTCGTTCACGGAGCGCGAGCGCCAGGCGGCGACGCGGCGCGCGTTCGAGCGCTGGGACACCGTCCACGCGCGAGGGATGGCCGTCGGCAACGGCTCGGCGGCGGCAGCGGTCGCCGCCGAGGCGGCTCGCATCGCCGACGCCACGCCACAGCAGCGCGACCAGCTGGCGACGCGGCTCCGTGCAGCCTCGGCAGAAGTCGCGGACAGCGAGGCGGTTCGCGTGGAGAGCACCGTCGTGCGGGACACGGCGAACCTCGCCCACCGAATCGGGGGCGCAATCACGGAGAACGCGCTCTCCGAAGCCGGGTCGATAGCGGCCGAGCAAGCCGCCGAGCGGCTCGGTGCGGCGGACGTCGGCGCGGTGCCGGCAGGCTTGCCGGTAGCGCCCGTCCCGGGGTTCTGGTACGCGACGGCGAACGCGTGGTCGGTGTCCGTGCGCGGGTCGTACGCCCGGTTCACGGTTCGCGCCGACGGCGGGTCGCCAGTCGGGCCCGGGGAGGGAACGGCCTACGTCCGGGAGAACGCGAGCGTCGCGTTCGACGTGGACGGCGACGGCGACGTGGAGCGCGTCGGGCGCAACGAGCGGGTGTCGTTCGAGGTCGAGGCGACGGTCGGGGTGGTCGTGCCGGCGGGACCGCGCGGCGTCGGCGACGTGGACGGGAACGCGGACGAGCAGTCCGCGGGGTGGTGAGTCGTCGCGGCAAGCGTAGCCTCCTTGAACGCCGAGCACGTACGGGCGAGCGTGCTAGCCGACGAAATTCAGGACGCCGAGGCAGTGACCGCCGGGGACGTTCGCGCGGAGTACGAGGCGGCGCTGGCGCGCGTCGTCGAAACGGAGGGCGTCGACGCCGTCGCGGAGGCGTCGGGCGTCGACGCGGAACGACTCGCAGCGCTCGTCGACGGCGAATTCGTGGAACTCACCGTCGAGGAGACCGCGGGCGTCTTCGCCGTCAGCGACGACTGGCCGGACGCCGAAGGGCTCCTGCTGGAGGTCCGGGACAACCTGATGCTCCAGATGAGTTCCGCCGTGATGGACGTGGAGTCGCTCGCCAGCGGGCTCGACGACCAGTTCGACCCGAAGGAGATTCAACAGAAAATCGAGGGCCGCCAGCCGATGACGCTCGACGAGTACGCCCGCATCTACCGGCACATCGCCAGCGAGAACCCGTACTGATGGACGTCGCGATTCTGGGCTGCGGATACGTCGGGCTCGAACTCGGCCGCCAGCTCGCAGTCGTCGGCCACGACCCCGTGGGCGTCCGGCGCTCCGAAGAAGGGATCGCGGCGATTCGGGACGCGGGCTTCGACGCCGTGCAGGCGGACGTCACCGACGCCGAGTCGCTGTCGGCGGTACCGGACGTCGACGCCGCGGTGTTCGCGGCAAGTTCGGGCGGCCGCGACGCGAACGCCGCGCGCGAGGTGTACGTCGAGGGCTTGCGGAGGGCAATCGAGCACTTCGGCAGTCGCGAGGACTCGCCAGACCAGTTCGTCTACACGTCGAGTACGGGCGTCTACGGCGACCACGACGGCGACTGGGTGGACGAGGAGACGCCGCTTGACCCGACTACGGAGAAGACGAAGGTGCTCGTGGAAGCCGAGCGCGTCACCCGCGAGCGCGCACCAGACTTCGGGATGGACGCGACCGTCGTACGGTTCGCCGGGCTCTACGGCCCGGACCGCTACCGCTTGCTCCGATACCTCGACGGCCCCGTCACGGAGGGCTACCTGAACATGGTCCACCGCGAGGACGCCGCTGGCGTCGTGCGGTTCGCGCTCACCGACGCCGCGGCCGCCGACGCCGAGGTGCTGCTGGCGGTGGACGACGAACCGGTCTCGAAGTGGGCGTTCGCGGACTGGCTCGCCGACGAAGCCGGCGTCGACCGGCCCGACAAGCAGACTGTCGAGGAGCGGCTGGCCGCGGGCGACCTCTCCGAGCCCGCCGAGCGCCGCCTGCGCACGAGCAAGCGCTGCTCGAACGACCGCCTCCACGAGTTGGGCTACGAGTTCGCCTATCTGACGTTCCGCGAGGGGTACCGCGCGGCCGTCGACGCGTTCCGTCGCGGGGAGTACAAGTAACGCGGCGGTGAAGGGCCGGTATGGCTACTGCTGACGGGACGTTCCAGTACAAGGAGCGCTTCAGCGAGGACAAGGCGCGGACGTACTTCCGGAGCGTGCGCGACCGCGCGGTCTCCAGCGTCGGGCTCGGCACGTACCTCGGCGAGCCGACCGACGACGTCGACGACGCCTACTACGAGACGATTCGGGCGGCCGTCGAGGGCGGCTGCAACGTCGTGGACACGGCCATCAACTACCGCCACCAGCGCAGCGAGCGCGTCGTCGGCCGCGCGCTCGTGGACGCCGACGTGGACCGCGAGGAAGTGTTCCTCGCGACGAAGGGCGGGTTCGTGCCGTTCGACGAGTCCCGGCCCGACGACCCCGGGGAGTTCGTCGCCGAGGAGTACGTCGACAGCGGGATTCTAGACGCCGACGACCTCGCGCACGGCAGCCACGCCATCGCGCCCGGCTTCATCGAGGACCAGTTGGACCGTTCGCTCCGAAATCTCGGCGTGGACAAAATCGACCTCTACTACGTCCACAACCCCGAGACGCAACTTGACGCGCGGCTCTCCGGCGCGGTCTACGACCAACTGGAGGCGACGTTCGAGCGCCTGGAGGAGCGCGTGGCTGCGGGCGACATCGAGCATTACGGCGTGGCGACGTGGGAGGCGTTCCGCGTCCCACGCACCCACGACCACTTCCTCGACCTCGGCGAAATCATCTCGCGGGCGCGGTCGGCTGCGAAGGCGGTCGGGAACACGGCGACGCACCTGCGCGCGATTCAGGTGCCGTTCAACGTCTTCATGGCGGACGCGTTCACCGTCAAATCGCAGGAGGGGCCGGAGGGCGACCAGAGCGTCCTGTGGTACGCCCACGAAGCCGGATTGAACGTGTTCACGTCCGCGAGCCTCGCACAGGGCCAAGTCCTCGAGGGGCTGCCTGACGACGTCGAGGAAAAGCTCGACGGCGACACGCTCGCCCAGCAGGGCTTGAACTTCGCGCGCAGCGCGCCCGGCGTCACGTCCGCGCTCGCCGGCACGACCAGCCCCGAGCACGTCCGCGAGAACATCGCTGCGGGGACGTTCGAGCCGCTGGGCGCGGACGCCTTCGACGCGGTCTTCGAGTAGAACCACAAGAATTGACCTCGGGGGCCGTCAAGTCCGCCCGTGCCCAGTACGTCCGCCAGTGACGCGCGCCGCGTCCGGCTGTTCGGCTCGCTGTGCGCGCTCGTGTTCCTCGTGAACTTCGGGCGCGTCGTGTTCGCGCCGCTGGTCGCGCCCCTGCAGGCCGACTTCGTGACCAGCGACGCCGCGGTCGGGCTGGTGGCGACGCTGGCGTGGCTTGGGAGCGCGCTCCCGCGGTTGCCGACCGGCTGGCTGCTGACGCGCGTCGACCGCCACCACGTCGTCCTCGGCACGGGCGCGCTGCTCGCGGTGTCCTCGGCGGGGATGACGTTCGCGCCGTCCATCGAGTTCGTGATGGTCGGCGCGTTCCTCGTCGGCCTCGCGTCGGGCGCGTACTTCGTCGCCGCGAACCCGCTCATCAGCGAACTCTTCCCCGAGCGCGTCGGCCGCGTCGTCGGCGTCCACGGCACCGCCTCGCAGTTGGCGGCCGCGCTCGCGCCCGTGCTCGTCGGCCGCGTCCTTCTCGAAGCGTTCACGTGGCGCGCGCCGTTCTACCTGCTGTCCGCGGCCGCGGTCGTCGTCACGGTCGTCATCTACGTGCTCGCCGGCCGCACCGACCTCCCGGAAGCCGGCGCCGCCGACCGCGACCTCCTCGGCGCGATTCGCCGCCAGTACCGCATCGTGGTGCTCGGTGTCGTCATCGTCGGTGCCGCGGCACTCGTCTGGAACGGCTTCTTCAACTTCTACATCAAGTACCTCACCGAGACCAAGAACATCCCGAGTAGTACTGCCGAAACCCTCCTCACGGTGGTGTTCGCTGCGGGCGTGCCGGCGTTCTGGTACACCGGCCGGCTCGCCGACCGATTCCGCCACGTGCCGCTGATGCTCGCGGTGCTCGGGGGCTTCGTCGCGTCGCTGCTCGCGATGACGCTCGTCGACGGCGTGGTCGCCGTCGCGGCCGTCTCCGTGGTGCTCGGGTACGCCGTCCACAGCCTCTTCCCCGCCATCGACACGTTCCTTTTGGACAGCCTGCCGGACAGCGACCGGGCGAGCGCGTACGCCGGCTACAGTTCCGTGATGATGGTCGTGCAGGCGATGGGGAGCGTCGTCATCGGGTCGCTGGTCGGCGCCGGCTTCGCCTACGACGGCGTCTTCCAGGTCGCGGGCGTCGCGCTCGCCGCGCTCCTCGTCGTCCTGGTCGTGCTCTACCGCGGCGGCCGGCTGCCCGCTGGCGCAAGTTAGTTCCCGCCGGCGCGCCGAGCCAGGGTATGGACTACACGCAGGAGCGCGTGGCGACGCTCCACGACTACGGCGACGCCGACCCGGACGCGCCGACGGGCCGGGCGGCCGTCGTCGTTCCGATGACCGACCGCGAGTACGCCGGCCTCGCCCCGGAGCGCGTGTTCTCCGAGCTCGAACGCGTCGACCCCGCGGAGGTCGTCGTGCCGCTGCGCGCGCCCGCCGAGCGCGTCCCCGAGTTCCGCGACTGGCTCGCCGAGTTCGACGTGCCCCTGACCGTGCTCTGGTGTGACGGCCCGCGCGTCGAGGGCTTGCTCGACGACGCGGGACTTGCGGGCGAACGCGGGAAGGGCCGGGACGTCTGGCTGGCGCTCGGCGTCGCCGCGCGCCACGACTACGTCGTCGTCCACGACGCCGACACCACCACGTACGAGGCCCGCGACGTTCGGAAGCTACTCTTTCCGCTCGCCGAGGGCTTCGACTTCGCGAAGGGCTACTACGCGCGCGTCGAGAACGACCGGCTGTACGGCCGGCTGTTCCGGCTGTTCTACGAGCCGCTCGTGGACGCGCTCGCGGACCTTCGGAAGACGACGGCGTCGTCTTCCGCAGCCCATCAGAACGCGAAGCGTTCTGAGGACAGCCACGACCACGAGATTCTGGACTTCCTCGGCGCGTTCCGGTACGCGCTCGCCGGCGAGTGCTCGATGACCGCGGAGCTGGCGCGCGGCCTGCGCGTCCAGCGGCGCTGGGGGCTGGAGGTCGGCACGCTCGGCGAGGCGTTCCGGCTCGCCGGGACGGACGGCACGGCGCAGGTCGACCTCGGGCGCTACGAGCACGACCACCGCGCGGTCTCCGGCCCGACGGGGCTCTCGGAGATGAGCGAGGGCGTCGGCGCGGCGCTGTTCCGCGCCGTCGAGGACGCGGGCGTAGACGTGGACTACGACGCGCTCGCTGAGCGCTACCTCGACGCGGCCGACCGGTTCGTGCGCGCGTACGGCGCGGACGCCGCGTTCAACGACCTCGACTACGACGGCGAACAGGAACGTGCCCAGACGCGGACGTACGCCGACGCCATCGCCGAGCCCGGCGCGGACGCGCGGCTGCCGGCGTGGAGCAACACCAGTCTCGACGCGGGCGACGTGGCTGCGGCGGCCGCCGCGGACGCCGAGGAGGCCGCCGCGGCAG encodes the following:
- a CDS encoding DUF5791 family protein, translating into MLADEIQDAEAVTAGDVRAEYEAALARVVETEGVDAVAEASGVDAERLAALVDGEFVELTVEETAGVFAVSDDWPDAEGLLLEVRDNLMLQMSSAVMDVESLASGLDDQFDPKEIQQKIEGRQPMTLDEYARIYRHIASENPY
- a CDS encoding SDR family oxidoreductase — protein: MDVAILGCGYVGLELGRQLAVVGHDPVGVRRSEEGIAAIRDAGFDAVQADVTDAESLSAVPDVDAAVFAASSGGRDANAAREVYVEGLRRAIEHFGSREDSPDQFVYTSSTGVYGDHDGDWVDEETPLDPTTEKTKVLVEAERVTRERAPDFGMDATVVRFAGLYGPDRYRLLRYLDGPVTEGYLNMVHREDAAGVVRFALTDAAAADAEVLLAVDDEPVSKWAFADWLADEAGVDRPDKQTVEERLAAGDLSEPAERRLRTSKRCSNDRLHELGYEFAYLTFREGYRAAVDAFRRGEYK
- a CDS encoding aldo/keto reductase, which gives rise to MATADGTFQYKERFSEDKARTYFRSVRDRAVSSVGLGTYLGEPTDDVDDAYYETIRAAVEGGCNVVDTAINYRHQRSERVVGRALVDADVDREEVFLATKGGFVPFDESRPDDPGEFVAEEYVDSGILDADDLAHGSHAIAPGFIEDQLDRSLRNLGVDKIDLYYVHNPETQLDARLSGAVYDQLEATFERLEERVAAGDIEHYGVATWEAFRVPRTHDHFLDLGEIISRARSAAKAVGNTATHLRAIQVPFNVFMADAFTVKSQEGPEGDQSVLWYAHEAGLNVFTSASLAQGQVLEGLPDDVEEKLDGDTLAQQGLNFARSAPGVTSALAGTTSPEHVRENIAAGTFEPLGADAFDAVFE
- a CDS encoding MFS transporter, coding for MPSTSASDARRVRLFGSLCALVFLVNFGRVVFAPLVAPLQADFVTSDAAVGLVATLAWLGSALPRLPTGWLLTRVDRHHVVLGTGALLAVSSAGMTFAPSIEFVMVGAFLVGLASGAYFVAANPLISELFPERVGRVVGVHGTASQLAAALAPVLVGRVLLEAFTWRAPFYLLSAAAVVVTVVIYVLAGRTDLPEAGAADRDLLGAIRRQYRIVVLGVVIVGAAALVWNGFFNFYIKYLTETKNIPSSTAETLLTVVFAAGVPAFWYTGRLADRFRHVPLMLAVLGGFVASLLAMTLVDGVVAVAAVSVVLGYAVHSLFPAIDTFLLDSLPDSDRASAYAGYSSVMMVVQAMGSVVIGSLVGAGFAYDGVFQVAGVALAALLVVLVVLYRGGRLPAGAS
- a CDS encoding glycosyltransferase family protein, coding for MDYTQERVATLHDYGDADPDAPTGRAAVVVPMTDREYAGLAPERVFSELERVDPAEVVVPLRAPAERVPEFRDWLAEFDVPLTVLWCDGPRVEGLLDDAGLAGERGKGRDVWLALGVAARHDYVVVHDADTTTYEARDVRKLLFPLAEGFDFAKGYYARVENDRLYGRLFRLFYEPLVDALADLRKTTASSSAAHQNAKRSEDSHDHEILDFLGAFRYALAGECSMTAELARGLRVQRRWGLEVGTLGEAFRLAGTDGTAQVDLGRYEHDHRAVSGPTGLSEMSEGVGAALFRAVEDAGVDVDYDALAERYLDAADRFVRAYGADAAFNDLDYDGEQERAQTRTYADAIAEPGADARLPAWSNTSLDAGDVAAAAAADAEEAAAAAGDSSDSATDGEP